One Drosophila santomea strain STO CAGO 1482 chromosome X, Prin_Dsan_1.1, whole genome shotgun sequence DNA segment encodes these proteins:
- the LOC120455112 gene encoding U3 small nucleolar RNA-associated protein 6 homolog produces the protein MAEFIAEMQERLLPEYEQMKNYSVFTADQVREIVSRRERLFLKINKSHQSITDYLDFILYEKHMHMTIVDKEKKMHVKLTGLKASIATRIMRLYREALAKFNHDRRLWSNWIKFSKKSNPVEVAGIYEKMLLYHGDSPDLWVDAALWMYEFNRLNIDRVKDILLRGLQRHPDSEALNKCFFDIMLKEAALANSERNLAENTLSEQDIKLERVEAVYRNSMVNITQLDYFVKLLESCEDHQELTGKLQRMIIDDMQEKFPREPGLWDLLAQRELRGFHLGDLEEEDLDTSDEEPASKKSRSVNARSLKRRIQLCVTVYKSAVEELQTTEMWNMYLDAMLALNSDGKAERILKQQCLADALQAGHRSQLMGVKHYATLRKMLCTAPSGREAAVTILTEALKNDSSVEMHELLLATHIQSDSEPLIYELFNKIHKTMGSEALPLWRSVILYYRTRQDSLGARRLDEIYGLACRAAWPEFGELRSDYLRYLWQERSVEAARKEYAKLAILPPMSLALHRQMVQLESSAAVRDPASHKYWRMCYDFMACYFGKTEPRVWVEYLAFERDHGEAKNISLLTHRALTTLEPQYVAAFEAERALAYVGASI, from the exons ATGGCCGAGTTCATAGCTGAGATGCAGGAGCGCCTGCTGCCGGAGTACGAGCAGATGAAGAACTACAGCGTATTCACGGCGGATCAGGTCAG AGAAATCGTTAGTAGGCGGGAACGCCTTTTCCTGAAGATCAACAAGAGCCACCAGAGCATCACCGACTACCTGGACTTCATCCTGTACGAGAAGCACATGCACATGACCATCGTGGACAAGGAGAAGAAGATGCACGTGAAGCTCACCGGTCTGAAGGCCTCCATAGCCACGCGGATCATGCGGCTGTACAGAGAGGCCCTGGCCAAGTTCAATCACGACAGGCGGCTGTGGAGCAACTGGATCAAGTTCAGCAAGAAGTCAAATCCCGTTGAGGTGGCGGGCATTTACGAGAAGATGCTGCTG TACCATGGCGACTCGCCGGATCTTTGGGTGGACGCCGCTTTATGGATGTACGAGTTTAATAGGCTCAACATCGACCGAGTCAAGGATATTCTGCTGCGCGGCTTGCAGAGACATCCCGATTCCGAGGCACTTAACAAGTGCTTCTTTGACATTATGCTGAAAGAGGCTGCCCTGGCCAACAGCGAACGTAATCTAGCCGAGAATACGCTCTCAGAACAGGACATTAAACTGGAACGCGTGGAGGCGGTCTACCGCAACAGCATGGTCAACATTACCCAATTGGACTATTTCGTAAAGTTGCTAGAAAGCTGTGAGGATCATCAGGAGCTGACGGGCAAGCTGCAGCGCATGATAATCGATGATATGCAGGAGAAGTTCCCACGGGAGCCGGGCCTGTGGGATCTGCTTGCCCAGCGAGAGCTGCGCGGCTTTCATCTGGGCGActtggaggaggaggacttGGATACCAGTGACGAGGAGCCGGCCAGCAAGAAATCCCGGTCCGTAAATGCCCGCTCTCTCAAGCGACGCATTCAACTCTGTGTGACTGTATACAAATCGGCGGTGGAGGAGCTGCAAACGACAGAAATGTGGAATATGTATCTGGATGCCATGCTGGCCCTTAACAGCGATGGAAAGGCAGAGCGGATTCTTAAGCAACAGTGTCTAGCGGATGCCCTGCAAGCGGGCCATCGGTCCCAGTTGATGGGCGTGAAACACTATGCCACACTGAGGAAGATGCTCTGCACTGCTCCGAGTGGAAGAGAGGCAGCTGTCACCATTCTCACAGAAGCCCTGAAGAACGATTCGTCGGTGGAGATGCATGAGCTCCTTCTGGCCACGCACATCCAAAGCGACAGTGAGCCATTGATCTATGAGCTGTTCAACAAGATCCACAAAACCATGGGCAGTGAGGCGTTACCGCTGTGGCGCAGTGTCATTCTGTATTATCGCACTCGGCAGGACAGCTTGGGCGCACGCCGTTTGGATGAGATCTACGGCCTCGCCTGCAGGGCTGCGTGGCCGGAGTTTGGCGAGCTGCGTTCCGATTATCTGCGCTATCTGTGGCAGGAGCGGTCCGTAGAGGCAGCACGCAAGGAGTACGCCAAGCTGGCCATCCTACCGCCCATGTCGCTGGCTCTACACCGCCAAATGGTTCAGCTGGAGTCCAGTGCGGCCGTTCGC GACCCGGCCAGCCACAAATACTGGCGCATGTGCTACGACTTCATGGCCTGCTACTTCGGCAAGACAGAGCCGCGCGTTTGGGTGGAGTACCTAGCCTTCGAGCGGGATCACGGCGAAGCGAAGAACATCTCCCTGCTCACCCATCGGGCCCTCACCACCCTGGAACCCCAATATGTCGCCGCGTTTGAGGCGGAGCGGGCACTGGCCTACGTGGGCGCCTCCATATAG
- the LOC120455111 gene encoding anaphase-promoting complex subunit 4 isoform X1 — MTQTSSMKLLGARNMSCIVERMEWNNKMDLIAYGTEKGEVVIQRLNWQKIVTFPTPGEDVRVRSLSWQMDETLLAVGYSNGKVALLDAESETIISGLIYEDDIKKVYFSKAINSEESLGTYTCSAKDKHRRFLPKLQALTNIDPCLKTLDQKSFPKGSPCFLVVIMRSGKVHLLLLGALQAGSIDLTQHILHPEQFDVYDVRLNGDFNAIYALLRDGQELKMLHFHNQVLQECMAPMLELATHCAHILETKNYINDTQQCLTEAWETVQLEMDNKLTKYANSQPYGLISAHFLELHVFGFATFEVEEFLFETLSEKGFKKIANSVDLSLSNLQGLVFKQLNGSAVNMFYFLNTIAGFGRMSHFFESLISPDVANEAMRACGAFVLKVHELQRTIDTLLHDMKLFHAWMIFTILRLSHQEIPDDLVLTEEENIAMADFLCSMEPEYDDRSDDEDELDPLSETPPPARSKFNLERVGQYLDNAYLPQPYPKDPRQLWEEMVAENECLSHCKLFVPHDMNLSLVQQRDKMFNAIDAVFHKPTESISGSFKLSSTVICNDLPPMEPGEDLKDKEFVTCSYYVNEAARSDMLACTISWQEAMILEFSRAGDGWVRCTRIKLEPGLFTTSVNEDFCYLRFVDLQFYNESSLSILAQSTNAGPGMRPHSFFVQFSLSAARNQSTQHQMGPLVKLKETTVTHSIHDIVDGAAFKGLDGLCDMLAVSGSRKVATVLSDRKRKMTIFEMEIEEEEDDTEMSQASFLDISKESVIAGVADSEKSEA, encoded by the exons ATGACGCAAACTAGCTCCATGAAGCTTCTGGGCGCCCGCAACATGTCCTGCATTGTGGAGCGCATGGAGTGGAACAACAAGATGGATCTGATTGCCTACGGAACGGAGAAGG GTGAGGTGGTCATCCAGCGGCTGAACTGGCAGAAGATCGTCACCTTTCCCACGCCTGGCGAGGATGTGCGGGTGCGTTCGCTCAGCTGGCAAATGGACGAGACACTCCTGGCCGTTGGCTACAGCAACGGCAAGGTGGCGCTCCTGGACGCCGAAAGCGAGACGATCATCTCGGGACTCATTTACGAGGACGACATCAAGAAGGTATACTTCAGCAAGGCCATCAACTCGGAGGAGAGCCTAG GAACCTACACATGCAGTGCCAAGGATAAACACCGCCGGTTCTTGCCCAAGCTGCAGGCACTGACCAATATTGATCCCTGCCTTAAGACACTGGACCAAAAGTCCTTTCCAAAGGGATCGCCCTGCTTTCTGGTGGTGATTATGCGCAGCGGCAAGGTGCATCTACTGCTGCTGGGAGCGCTGCAGGCGGGAAGCATTGATCTCACCCAGCACATTCTGCATCCGGAGCAGTTCGATGTGTACGATGTGCGGCTGAACGGAGACTTTAATGCCATTTATGCTCTTTTGCGGGACGGGCAGGAGCTGAAGATGCTGCATTTTCACAACCAGGTGCTGCAGGAGTGCATGGCACCCATGCTGGAGCTGGCAACGCATTGTGCCCACATCCTGGAAACGAAGAA CTATATTAATGACACGCAACAATGTTTGACGGAGGCCTGGGAGACAGTGCAGCTGGAGATGGACAATAAGCTAACCAAGTACGCCAACTCCCAACCCTACGGACTGATCTCTGCCCATTTTCTGGAGCTGCATGTCTTTGGATTCGCTACCTTCGAGGTAGAGGAGTTTTTGTTCGA GACTCTCTCGGAGAAGGGCTTCAAGAAGATTGCCAACTCGGTGGACCTCAGTCTTAGCAATCTGCAGGGCCTAGTGTTCAAGCAGCTGAACGGATCTGCCGTAAACATGTTCTATTTCCTCAACACAATCGCGGGATTCGGTCGCATGTCGCACTTTTTTGAG TCCCTGATCTCTCCGGATGTGGCCAACGAAGCGATGCGAGCCTGTGGAGCATTTGTACTCAAAGTACACGAGCTGCAGCGAACAATCGACACTTTGCTGCACGACATGAAGCTCTTTCATGCGTGGATGATATTCACAATACTCCGGCTGTCGCATCAAGAGATTCCCGATGACCTGGTGCTTACCGAGGAGGAGAACATTGCCATGGCCGACTTCCTCTGCTCCATGGAACCAGAATATGACGATCGCAGCGATGATGAGGACGAACTGGATCCGCTTTCCGAAACGCCGCCGCCTGCTCGCAGTAAATTTAATCTGGAGCGAGTGGGCCAGTATCTGGACAATGCCTATCTGCCACAGCCCTATCCCAAGGATCCCCGCCAGCTGTGGGAGGAGATGGTAGCCGAGAACGAATGCCTAAGCCACTGCAAACTGTTTGTGCCCCACGACATGAACCTGTCGCTTGTGCAGCAGCGCGACAAGATGTTCAATGCCATCGATGCGGTGTTCCACAAGCCAACGGAAAGCATAAGCGGCAGCTTTAAGCTGTCCTCGACAGTGATATGCAACGACCTGCCGCCCATGGAGCCCGGCGAGGATCTGAAGGATAAGGAGTTCGTGACCTGCAGCTACTACGTTAACGAAGCGGCCAGGAGTGACATGTTGGCCTGCACCATTAGCTGGCAGGAGGCCATGATTCTCGAGTTCAGTCGTGCGGGCGATGGCTGGGTGCGGTGCACCAGGATTAAACTAGAGCCTGGACTATTCACAACATCTGTGAACGAAGATTTCTGTTACCTACGCTTCGTCGATCTGCAGTTCTACAATGAATCCTCGCTGTCGATACTCGCTCAGTCCACAAATGCGGGACCTGGCATGCGACCGCATAGTTTCTTTGTACAATTCTCACTGAGTGCGGCGCGGAATCAGAGCACACAGCACCAAATGGGGCCGCTGGTCAAGCTGAAGGAGACCACTGTGACGCACAGCATCCATGACATTGTCGATGGCGCCGCCTTCAAGGGATTGGACGGACTGTGCGACATGTTGGCCGTCTCGGGCAGCAGGAAGGTGGCCACCGTTCTCTCCGATCGCAAGCGCAAGATGACCATTTTCGAGATGGAgatcgaggaggaggaggacgataCGGAGATGTCACAGGCCTCGTTTCTGGACATCAGCAAGGAGTCCGTGATAGCTGGCGTCGCCGATTCGGAGAAATCAGAAGCGTAG
- the LOC120455111 gene encoding anaphase-promoting complex subunit 4 isoform X2, which produces MTQTSSMKLLGARNMSCIVERMEWNNKMDLIAYGTEKGEVVIQRLNWQKIVTFPTPGEDVRVRSLSWQMDETLLAVGYSNGKVALLDAESETIISGLIYEDDIKKVYFSKAINSEESLGTYTCSAKDKHRRFLPKLQALTNIDPCLKTLDQKSFPKGSPCFLVVIMRSGKVHLLLLGALQAGSIDLTQHILHPEQFDVYDVRLNGDFNAIYALLRDGQELKMLHFHNQVLQECMAPMLELATHCAHILETKNYINDTQQCLTEAWETVQLEMDNKLTKYANSQPYGLISAHFLELHVFGFATFEVEEFLTLSEKGFKKIANSVDLSLSNLQGLVFKQLNGSAVNMFYFLNTIAGFGRMSHFFESLISPDVANEAMRACGAFVLKVHELQRTIDTLLHDMKLFHAWMIFTILRLSHQEIPDDLVLTEEENIAMADFLCSMEPEYDDRSDDEDELDPLSETPPPARSKFNLERVGQYLDNAYLPQPYPKDPRQLWEEMVAENECLSHCKLFVPHDMNLSLVQQRDKMFNAIDAVFHKPTESISGSFKLSSTVICNDLPPMEPGEDLKDKEFVTCSYYVNEAARSDMLACTISWQEAMILEFSRAGDGWVRCTRIKLEPGLFTTSVNEDFCYLRFVDLQFYNESSLSILAQSTNAGPGMRPHSFFVQFSLSAARNQSTQHQMGPLVKLKETTVTHSIHDIVDGAAFKGLDGLCDMLAVSGSRKVATVLSDRKRKMTIFEMEIEEEEDDTEMSQASFLDISKESVIAGVADSEKSEA; this is translated from the exons ATGACGCAAACTAGCTCCATGAAGCTTCTGGGCGCCCGCAACATGTCCTGCATTGTGGAGCGCATGGAGTGGAACAACAAGATGGATCTGATTGCCTACGGAACGGAGAAGG GTGAGGTGGTCATCCAGCGGCTGAACTGGCAGAAGATCGTCACCTTTCCCACGCCTGGCGAGGATGTGCGGGTGCGTTCGCTCAGCTGGCAAATGGACGAGACACTCCTGGCCGTTGGCTACAGCAACGGCAAGGTGGCGCTCCTGGACGCCGAAAGCGAGACGATCATCTCGGGACTCATTTACGAGGACGACATCAAGAAGGTATACTTCAGCAAGGCCATCAACTCGGAGGAGAGCCTAG GAACCTACACATGCAGTGCCAAGGATAAACACCGCCGGTTCTTGCCCAAGCTGCAGGCACTGACCAATATTGATCCCTGCCTTAAGACACTGGACCAAAAGTCCTTTCCAAAGGGATCGCCCTGCTTTCTGGTGGTGATTATGCGCAGCGGCAAGGTGCATCTACTGCTGCTGGGAGCGCTGCAGGCGGGAAGCATTGATCTCACCCAGCACATTCTGCATCCGGAGCAGTTCGATGTGTACGATGTGCGGCTGAACGGAGACTTTAATGCCATTTATGCTCTTTTGCGGGACGGGCAGGAGCTGAAGATGCTGCATTTTCACAACCAGGTGCTGCAGGAGTGCATGGCACCCATGCTGGAGCTGGCAACGCATTGTGCCCACATCCTGGAAACGAAGAA CTATATTAATGACACGCAACAATGTTTGACGGAGGCCTGGGAGACAGTGCAGCTGGAGATGGACAATAAGCTAACCAAGTACGCCAACTCCCAACCCTACGGACTGATCTCTGCCCATTTTCTGGAGCTGCATGTCTTTGGATTCGCTACCTTCGAGGTAGAGGAGTTTTT GACTCTCTCGGAGAAGGGCTTCAAGAAGATTGCCAACTCGGTGGACCTCAGTCTTAGCAATCTGCAGGGCCTAGTGTTCAAGCAGCTGAACGGATCTGCCGTAAACATGTTCTATTTCCTCAACACAATCGCGGGATTCGGTCGCATGTCGCACTTTTTTGAG TCCCTGATCTCTCCGGATGTGGCCAACGAAGCGATGCGAGCCTGTGGAGCATTTGTACTCAAAGTACACGAGCTGCAGCGAACAATCGACACTTTGCTGCACGACATGAAGCTCTTTCATGCGTGGATGATATTCACAATACTCCGGCTGTCGCATCAAGAGATTCCCGATGACCTGGTGCTTACCGAGGAGGAGAACATTGCCATGGCCGACTTCCTCTGCTCCATGGAACCAGAATATGACGATCGCAGCGATGATGAGGACGAACTGGATCCGCTTTCCGAAACGCCGCCGCCTGCTCGCAGTAAATTTAATCTGGAGCGAGTGGGCCAGTATCTGGACAATGCCTATCTGCCACAGCCCTATCCCAAGGATCCCCGCCAGCTGTGGGAGGAGATGGTAGCCGAGAACGAATGCCTAAGCCACTGCAAACTGTTTGTGCCCCACGACATGAACCTGTCGCTTGTGCAGCAGCGCGACAAGATGTTCAATGCCATCGATGCGGTGTTCCACAAGCCAACGGAAAGCATAAGCGGCAGCTTTAAGCTGTCCTCGACAGTGATATGCAACGACCTGCCGCCCATGGAGCCCGGCGAGGATCTGAAGGATAAGGAGTTCGTGACCTGCAGCTACTACGTTAACGAAGCGGCCAGGAGTGACATGTTGGCCTGCACCATTAGCTGGCAGGAGGCCATGATTCTCGAGTTCAGTCGTGCGGGCGATGGCTGGGTGCGGTGCACCAGGATTAAACTAGAGCCTGGACTATTCACAACATCTGTGAACGAAGATTTCTGTTACCTACGCTTCGTCGATCTGCAGTTCTACAATGAATCCTCGCTGTCGATACTCGCTCAGTCCACAAATGCGGGACCTGGCATGCGACCGCATAGTTTCTTTGTACAATTCTCACTGAGTGCGGCGCGGAATCAGAGCACACAGCACCAAATGGGGCCGCTGGTCAAGCTGAAGGAGACCACTGTGACGCACAGCATCCATGACATTGTCGATGGCGCCGCCTTCAAGGGATTGGACGGACTGTGCGACATGTTGGCCGTCTCGGGCAGCAGGAAGGTGGCCACCGTTCTCTCCGATCGCAAGCGCAAGATGACCATTTTCGAGATGGAgatcgaggaggaggaggacgataCGGAGATGTCACAGGCCTCGTTTCTGGACATCAGCAAGGAGTCCGTGATAGCTGGCGTCGCCGATTCGGAGAAATCAGAAGCGTAG
- the LOC120455556 gene encoding pre-rRNA-processing protein esf2, protein MQKMKKKTKPKQKPTPMDVEESEPEEAHSDEPQPEEDEPNPSDDDDEMDLANFKATSTTAAPAKKRKKGIIYISNIPKHMNVTRLREILGDYGTIGRVYLQPEKLSSAKAKKNKRKRYNIHFTEGWVEFESKRVAKQIVPLLNNKQISTRKKSQFYDSLWSMKYLPRFKWVHLTERMNYEQAVHKQRLHTEVSQARKETTFFQNNLDKSEFIKKQAKRAKKAEKALAAKGESEA, encoded by the exons AtgcagaaaatgaaaaagaaaacaaaaccgaaacagaaacccACTCCCATGGATGTGGAGGAGAGTGAACCAGAGGAGGCGCACTCGGATGAGCCGCAACCGGAGGAAGATGAACCAAATCCCTCGGATGACGACGATGAAATGGACCTGGCCAACTTCAAAGCCACCTCCACTACCGCTGCTCCCGCAAAGAAACGCAAGAAAGGCATCATCTACATATCCAACATACCCAAGCACATGAATGTGACACGGCTGCGGGAAATCCTAGGCGATTACGGAACCATCGGCAGGGTTTATCTGCAGCCGGAGAAGCTGTCAA GTGCCAAGGCGAAGAAGAACAAACGGAAACGTTATAATATCCACTTCACCGAGGGCTGGGTGGAATTCGAGTCGAAACGGGTGGCCAAACAGATCGTTCCCCTGCTGAACAACAAGCAGATCTCCACGCGCAAGAAGTCGCAATTCTACGACTCGCTGTGGAGCATGAAGTACCTGCCGCGCTTCAAGTGGGTCCATCTAACCGAGCGAATGAACTACGAGCAGGCGGTGCACAAGCAGCGGCTCCACACGGAGGTGTCGCAGGCCCGCAAGGAGACCACCTTCTTCCAGAACAATCTCGACAAGAGCGAGTTCATCAAGAAGCAGGCCAAGAGGGCCAAGAAAGCGGAGAAGGCTCTGGCTGCCAAGGGCGAAAGCGAGGCCTAA
- the LOC120455113 gene encoding chromobox protein homolog 1, with product MAEFSVERVEDKRTVNGRTEYYLKWKGYPRSENTWEPVENLDCPDLIANFEESLKNNKKETKKRLSTSSTPDSIRSKRKSFLEDETEEQKKLIGFERGLEPSKILGATDSSGHLMFLMKWKGSDHADLVPAKLANIRCPQVVIQFYEERLTWHTGSGNGNGNSNSGNLGSSGGMGSVGGSGAGDDTAPGSVGTTGGGSNADGGDEEDPEPASPVGSINQDDSAKPDESSELDNGQPDADD from the coding sequence ATGGCCGAATTCTCAGTGGAACGCGTAGAGGACAAGCGAACGGTGAACGGGCGCACGGAATACTACTTGAAATGGAAGGGCTATCCGCGCAGCGAGAACACCTGGGAGCCGGTGGAGAATCTCGACTGTCCGGACCTGATAGCCAACTTCGAGGAGTCGCTgaagaacaacaaaaaggaGACCAAGAAGCGCCTGTCTACCTCCTCCACACCTGACTCCATTCGCAGCAAGCGCAAGAGCTTCTTGGAGGACGAGACCGAGGAGCAGAAGAAGCTGATCGGCTTCGAGCGTGGTCTGGAGCCATCAAAGATACTGGGCGCTACCGACTCATCCGGCCACCTGATGTTCCTGATGAAGTGGAAGGGCAGCGATCACGCTGACCTGGTGCCCGCCAAGCTGGCCAACATACGCTGTCCCCAGGTGGTCATACAGTTCTATGAGGAGCGTCTCACCTGGCACACGGGCAGCGGCAACGGCAATGGGAATAGCAATTCCGGCAATTTAGGATCCTCCGGCGGCATGGGCTCCGTCGGCGGCAGTGGGGCTGGCGATGATACCGCTCCCGGCAGCGTGGGCACCACCGGTGGCGGCAGCAACGCAGATGGCGGTGACGAGGAGGATCCCGAACCGGCCAGTCCCGTTGGCAGCATTAATCAGGACGACAGCGCCAAGCCGGACGAGAGCAGCGAGCTGGACAACGGACAGCCGGATGCAGATGACTAG
- the LOC120456778 gene encoding T-complex protein 1 subunit beta, which yields MEMSLNPVRVLKNEAQEEKAEMARLSSFIGAIAIGDLVKSTLGPKGMDKILVATGRNAGQVEVTNDGATILRAVGVDNPAAKILVDMSRVQDEEVGDGTTSVTVLASELLREAEKLVEQKLHPQIIVSGWRQATQVALEALTAAAQDNSASDEKFRNDLLNIARTTLSSKILHQHKDFFANLAVDAVLRLKGSGELRSIQIIKKSGGTLGDSFLDEGFLLDKKPGVHQPQRIENAKILIANTPMDTDKIKVFGSSIKVDSLAKIADLEMAEKEKMKEKVDKILKHKCNVFINRQLIYNYPEQLFADAQVMSIEHADFDGIERLAYCTGGEIVSTFENPSLVKLGECDVIEQVMIGEDTLLRFSGVKLGEACTIVIRGATQQILDEADRSLHDALCVLAATVKESRIIFGGGCSEALMATAVLKKAAETPGKEAIAIEAFARALLSLPTAIADNAGYDSAQLISELRAGHAQGKQTLGLDMELGKVADVRELGITESFAVKRQVLMSASEAAEMILRVDNIIRCAPRRRVPDRGYC from the exons ATg GAGATGTCCTTGAATCCCGTGCGCGTGCTCAAGAATGAGGCGCAGGAGGAGAAGGCCGAGATGGCCCGTCTGTCCTCGTTCATTGGCGCCATCGCCATTGGTGATCTGGTGAAGAGCACCCTGGGTCCCAAGGGTATGGACAAGATCCTGGTGGCCACCGGACGGAATGCCGGCCAGGTTGAGGTGACCAACGATGGTGCCACCATTCTGCGTGCCGTCGGTGTGGACAATCCGGCCGCCAAGATTCTGGTCGATATGTCGCGTGTGCAGGACGAGGAAGTGGGCGATGGTACCACCTCGGTCACCGTTTTGGCCTCGGAACTGCTCCGTGAGGCGGAGAAGCTAGTCGAACAGAAGCTGCACCCACAGATCATCGTCTCTGGCTGGCGTCAGGCCACCCAGGTGGCTCTGGAGGCGCTCACCGCCGCCGCCCAGGACAACTCGGCCAGCGACGAGAAGTTCCGCAACGATCTGCTGAACATTGCCCGCACCACGCTCTCCTCGAAGATCCTGCACCAGCACAAGGACTTCTTCGCCAATCTGGCGGTGGACGCTGTGCTGCGTCTGAAGGGCTCCGGTGAGCTGAGGTCCATACAGATCATCAAGAAGTCGGGCGGCACTCTGGGAGACTCCTTCCTGGACGAGGGCTTCCTGCTGGACAAGAAGCCCGGCGTGCACCAGCCACAGCGT ATTGAGAATGCCAAAATCCTGATTGCCAACACGCCCATGGACACCGATAAGATTAAGGTGTTCGGCAGCAGCATCAAGGTCGATTCGCTGGCCAAGATCGCCGACCTGGAGATGGCCGAGAAGGAGAAGATGAAGGAAAAGGTGGACAAGATTCTGAAGCACAAGTGCAACGTCTTCATCAACCGCCAATTGATCTACAACTATCCGGAGCAGTTGTTCGCCGATGCCCAGGTGATGTCCATCGAGCATGCCGATTTCGATGGCATCGAGCGTCTGGCCTATTGCACCGGCGGCGAGATTGTCTCCACCTTTGAGAATCCCTCGCTGGTGAAGCTGGGCGAGTGCGATGTCATCGAACAGGTGATGATCGGCGAGGATACGCTGCTGCGTTTCAGCGGCGTCAAGCTGGGCGAGGCCTGCACCATCGTGATCCGCGGTGCTACCCAACAGATTCTGGACGAGGCTGATCGCTCCCTGCACGACGCCCTCTGCGTGCTGGCTGCCACCGTCAAGGAGTCGCGCATCATCTTCGGTGGCGGCTGCTCCGAGGCTCTGATGGCCACCGCCGTGCTGAAGAAGGCGGCCGAGACACCCGGCAAGGAGGCCATTGCCATCGAGGCTTTTGCCC GCGCTCTGCTGTCCCTGCCCACGGCCATTGCCGATAATGCTGGCTACGATTCAGCCCAGCTGATCTCGGAGCTGCGCGCCGGCCACGCCCAGGGCAAACAGACTCTGGGTCTGGACATGGAGCTGGGCAAGGTGGCCGATGTCCGCGAACTGGGCATCACCGAGTCGTTCGCCGTGAAGCGTCAGGTCCTGATGTCCGCGTCTGAGGCTGCAGAGATGATCCTGCGCGTGGACAACATCATCCGCTGCGCTCCACGCCGACGCGTTCCCGACAGGGGCTACTGCTAG